A portion of the Anoplopoma fimbria isolate UVic2021 breed Golden Eagle Sablefish chromosome 15, Afim_UVic_2022, whole genome shotgun sequence genome contains these proteins:
- the map3k9 gene encoding mitogen-activated protein kinase kinase kinase 9: protein MDVFKPALDISLSPKACVSSSSEAEADVFRWPVPGDGTSVAPDAAPAAPGFWTAVFDYEATAEDELSLRRGDLVEVLSKDSLVSGDEGWWTGMIADRVGIFPSNYVSNGNGIPEERRDTSEQQYSVPPLHLLEIDFSELTLEEIIGVGGFGKVYRAVWRGSEVAVKAARRDPDEDPEQTLESVRQEAKLFAMLNHPNIMGLLGVCLLEPNLCLVMEYARGGPLNRALAGKRIPPCTLVDWAVQIARGILYLHSQAIVPIIHRDLKSSNILILERVEMEDFNNKTLKITDFGLAREWHRTTKMSAAGTYAWMAPEVIRSSTFSKGSDVWSFGVLLWELLTGEVPFRGIDSLAVAYGVAMNKLALPIPCTCPEPFARLMEECWSSDPHSRPQFTIILDQLTAIEESGFFEMPEESFHSMQDDWKLEIQEMFDQLRTKEKELRSWEEELTQAALQQKCQEEALRRREQELAEREIHILERELNIIIHQLYQEKPHVESRQGKFRRNRLKLKDGNRISLPSDFQHKITVQASPSHDRRRSLLSSGSSPPSSPPMLSRLRAIQLTPREGYTAWGRSQQDEEESERKGSRKKGRTRGCGPYREHSADASVKPPHEGSRQRSCSAPNLRRSPRHSPAVPGVPSLVEMENEDCCFTTEPGAAPGQSYLCIPFQKEGHPAAAADGDGDEYCPSVQVPPPGTPPCKKSPGGGRRSELVLLGCGALLAAVGLGCNLLTIAQPEESIKSRWDGFFHRPGGQRRSTSPQTRRLFRRESPLKPSAPSLPERALPSSYTLLSLSSVSDCNSTRSLLRLDSEELLVCRPVSPLKQHQAVRTPINPLVNTHLESFKRNPRQSLTPTHVPSAPSASRSLRRTPSDGAIKKSCPSNNLEPLIERAALENAGGFRGLKEDFPEVPRLPDPNLVFPPTPRRRCAPERPKTLDFVARPRPSPRAHCERFWADARPRGNGQNLGNGESPAHTSSTETPPTVEFGRDPAVLPTPMEAPTPYSPRKKENLLDRLDEGQCRDGTVPLCKPEISIPKESPYRYRPGFWS from the exons ATGGATGTCTTCAAACCCGCTTTGGACATTAGTTTGAGTCCCAAGGCGTGCGTGTCGTCGTCGTCAGAAGCGGAGGCAGATGTTTTCCGCTGGCCGGTGCCCGGTGATGGCACCAGCGTCGCGCCGGACGCGGCACCCGCTGCGCCGGGCTTCTGGACGGCCGTGTTCGACTATGAAGCGACCGCGGAGGACGAGCTCAGCCTGCGGAGGGGAGACCTGGTGGAGGTGCTGTCCAAGGACTCCCTGGTGTCCGGAGACGAGGGCTGGTGGACCGGCATGATAGCTGACCGGGTCGGCATTTTCCCATCCAATTATGTGAGCAACGGGAACGGCATCCCGGAGGAAAGACGCGACACGTCGGAGCAGCAGTACTCTGTGCCTCCTCTGCACC TCCTGGAGATTGATTTCTCAGAGCTGACCCTGGAGGAAATCATCGGGGTTGGCGGTTTTGGGAAAGTCTACCGTGCAGTGTGGCGAGGCTCGGAGGTGGCAGTGAAGGCAGCGCGGCGGGACCCGGACGAGGACCCGGAGCAGACTCTGGAGAGCGTGCGTCAGGAGGCCAAGCTCTTCGCCATGCTCAACCATCCCAACATCATGGGTCTGCTGGGGGTGTGTCTGCTGGAGCCCAACCTGTGTCTGGTCATGGAGTACGCCCGGGGAGGCCCCCTAAACCGGGCCCTCGCTGGGAAACGCATCCCTCCATGCACGCTGGTGGACTGGGCCGTGCAGATCGCCCGGGGCATTCTGTACCTCCACAGCCAGGCCATCGTCCCCATCATCCACCGGGACCTCAAGTCCAGCAACA TCCTGATCCTTGAGAGGGTTGAGATGGAAGACTTCAACAACAAGACCCTGAAGATCACAGACTTTGGGCTGGCTCGAGAGTGGCACCGCACCACCAAGATGAGCGCCGCCGGCACCTACGCCTGGATGGCTCCCGAAGTCATCCGCTCATCCACGTTCTCCAAGGGGAGCGACGTTTGGAG TTTTGGCGTGCTGTTGTGGGAGCTGCTGACAGGAGAAGTTCCCTTTCGTGGTATCGATAGTCTCGCAGTGGCTTATGGCGTCGCAATGAACAAGCTGGCTTTGCCCATTCCCTGTACCTGTCCGGAGCCCTTTGCACGTCTTATGGAAG AATGCTGGAGCTCAGACCCTCACTCCCGACCACAGTTCACAATAATTCTTGACCAGCTGACGGCCATCGAGGAGTCCGGCTTTTTTGAGATGCCAGAAGAGTCCTTCCACTCTATGCAGGATGACTGGAAACTGGAGATCCAGGAGATGTTTGATCAACTGAGGACCAAGGAGAAG GAGCTGCGATCGTGGGAGGAGGAGCTGACCCAAGCCGCGCTGCAGCAGAAATGCCAGGAGGAGGCGTTGAGGAGGCGCGAGCAGGAACTAGCTGAGCGGGAAATCCACATCCTGGAGCGGGAGCTCAACATCATCATTCACCAGCTCTACCAGGAGAAGCCCCACGTGGAGAGCAGGCAGGGCAAGTTCCGCCGCAACCGCCTTAAACTCAAGGATGGGAACAGGATCAGCTTACCCTCAG ACTTTCAGCATAAAATCACAGTGCAGGCGTCTCCCTCACACGATCGGCGGAGGAGTTTGCTGAGCAGCGGCTCCAGTCCACCCAGCAGTCCACCGATGCTGTCCCGCCTCAGAGCCATCCAAC TCACTCCACGGGAGGGATATACAGCCTGGGGTCGCAGCCAGCAGGATGAAGAGGAAAGTGAGAGGAAGGGCTCCAGGAAAAAGGGCAGAACCCGTGGGTGTGGTCCGTACAGGGAGCACAGCGCTGATGCAAG TGTGAAGCCTCCCCATGAAGGCAGCAGGCAGCGGTCCTGCAGCGCCCCAAATCTTCGCAGATCCCCCAGACACAGTCCAGCAGTGCCTGGAGTGCCAAGCCTTGTGGAGATGG aaaatgaagACTGCTGCTTCACTACTGAGCCCGGAGCAGCTCCTGGTCAGTCCTACCTCTGCATCCCCTTCCAGAAGGAAGGCCacccggctgctgctgctgacggTGATGGAGATGAGTACTGCCCCAGCGTCCAGGTTCCACCGCCAGGAACACCGCCATGCAAGAAGAGTCCCGGTGGGGGCCGGCGGTCTGAGCTGGTCCTGCTGGGCTGCGGAGCTCTGCTGGCAGCCGTCGGACTGGGCTGCAACCTGCTGACCATCGCCCAGCCGGAGGAGAGCATCAAGTCACGGTGGGATGGTTTCTTCCACAGACCAGGGGGCCAGAGGCGGAGCACCAGCCCCCAGACTCGCAGACTGTTCCGGCGGGAGAGCCCGCTGAAACCCTCGGCGCCCTCGCTGCCCGAGCGAGCCTTGCCCTCCTCTTACACCCTGCTGTCCTTATCATCGGTGTCCGACTGCAACTCCACCCGCTCACTGCTGCGCTTGGACAGCGAGGAGCTGCTGGTCTGCCGCCCCGTCTCGCCGCTCAAACAGCATCAGGCCGTCCGAACCCCGATCAACCCGCTGGTCAACACCCACCTGGAGAGCTTCAAGCGTAACCCCCGCCAGTCCCTCACACCCACGCATGTACCATCGGCCCCGAGCGCCTCACGAAGCCTGCGTCGAACGCCATCAGACGGTGCCATCAAGAAGAGCTGCCCTTCTAATAACCTGGAACCATTGATAGAAAGAGCAGCATTAGAGAACGCAG GAGGCTTCAGAGGTTTAAAAGAAGACTTTCCAGAGGTCCCCCGGCTCCCCGATCCCAATCTTGTGTTCCCTCCGACCCCCCGTCGTCGCTGTGCTCCCGAACGCCCCAAAACCCTTGACTTTGTGGCCCGGCCTCGGCCATCACCGCGGGCGCACTGCGAAAGGTTTTGGGCTGACGCGAGGCCCAGGGGAAACGGACAGAACCTGGGTAACGGGGAATCCCCCGCCCACACCTCCAGCACAGAGACTCCTCCGACGGTGGAGTTCGGTAGGGACCCGGCGGTCCTGCCTACCCCCATGGAGGCCCCGACGCCATATTCCCcaagaaagaaggaaaacctGTTGGATCGGCTGGATGAGGGACAGTGCCGGGATGGAACCGTACCACTCTGCAAACCGGAGATCAGCATTCCCAAAGAGTCCCCTTACCGCTACAGACCTGGATTCTGGTCCTAA
- the LOC129103183 gene encoding LOW QUALITY PROTEIN: tetratricopeptide repeat protein 9A (The sequence of the model RefSeq protein was modified relative to this genomic sequence to represent the inferred CDS: inserted 1 base in 1 codon) encodes MSLIQAGHDGRVDGGTGGGSPRLQHCAQPPSSSSTITTTSTTSSSSSSSSSSSRTKDARYQLQQQQRHHGGSMLKQPSLNEPADVVRRALDFKCQGTQCYKDKKYREAIGKYHRALLEIKGLCRVLGDPDTGSKXPSPLLPTISKSSRLTDEQKGAMENAELECYNSLAACLLQMELVNYERVKEYCLKVLHKEGKNFKALYRSGVAYYHLGDFQKALYYLKESHKQEPSDTNAIRYIQLTEMKIRRNAQREKKEAT; translated from the exons ATGAGCTTGATCCAGGCCGGGCACGACGGCAGGGTAGACGGCGGCACTGGCGGCGGCTCCCCGAGGCTCCAGCATTGCGCGCAgcctcccagcagcagcagcaccatcaccaccaccagcaccaccagcagcagcagcagcagcagcagcagcagcagccggacCAAAGATGCCAGATaccagctccagcagcagcagaggcatcACGGTGGGTCGATGCTGAAACAACCGTCTCTCAACGAGCCGGCCGACGTCGTGAGACGCGCACTGGACTTCAAGTGCCAGGGCACCCAGTGCTACAAGGATAAGAAGTACCGAGAGGCGATCGGCAAGTACCACCGCGCTCTGCTGGAGATCAAGGGGCTGTGCAGGGTGCTGGGGGATCCGGACACCGGCTCCA CCCCGTCCCCCCTCCTGCCCACCATCAGCAAGTCCAGCAGGCTGACAGATGAGCAGAAGGGAGCCATGGAGAACGCAGAGCTGGAGTGTTACAACAGCTTGGCCG CCTGCCTGCTGCAAATGGAGCTGGTGAACTACGAACGGGTGAAGGAATACTGTCTGAAGGTGCTTCACAAGGAAGGGAAGAACTTCAAGGCCCTGTACCGATCCGGAGTGGCCTATTACCACCTAGGAGACTTCCAGAAGGCCCTGTACTACCTGAAGGAGTCACACAAACAGGAACCGTCAG acaCCAACGCCATCCGCTACATCCAGTTGACAGAGATGAAGATTCGCCGGAATGCCCAAAGGGAAAAGAAGGAGGCCACATAA
- the med6 gene encoding mediator of RNA polymerase II transcription subunit 6, whose amino-acid sequence MATVDFRDNLLGISWVDSGWVPILNPGNVLDYFSERSNPFYDRTCNNEVVKMQRLTLEHLNQMVGVEYILLHAQEPILYIIRKQQRQSPTQVIPMADYYIIAGVVYQAPDLGTVISSRALSAVHGIQSAFDEAMSYCRYHPSKGYWWHFKDQEEREKNKPKTKKKEEPSSLFQRHRVDTLLLDLRSKFPPTFYQPKPGEKPIPVEVKKEPEPPTEAVKQEEREPATKSSAPAPPSKPPPEKRARLQ is encoded by the exons atgGCGACGGTGGATTTCAGAG ACAACCTCCTCGGGATATCCTGGGTGGACAGCGGCTGGGTACCGATCCTCAACCCCGGGAATGTTCTGGACTACTTCTCTGAGAGAAGTAACCCCTTCTATGACCGAACCTGTAACAATGAGGTAGTGAAGATGCAGCGGCTCACTCTGGAACATCTGAA TCAGATGGTTGGAGTGGAGTACATTCTTCTTCATGCTCAGGAGCCAATCCTTTATATAATCCGGAAACAACAGAGGCAGTCGCCTACACAAG TGATTCCTATGGCTGACTACTACATCATAGCAGGAGTGGTGTATCAGGCCCCAGATCTGGGAACAGTAATCAGCTCCAGAGCG CTTTCTGCCGTCCATGGAATCCAGTCTGCTTTCGATGAGGCCATGTCGTATTGTCGCTATCACCCATCCAAAGGATACTGGTGGCACTTCAAGGAccaggaggagagag aaaaaaacaaacctaagACTAAGAAGAAAGAAGAACCGAGTTCATTGTTCCAGAGGCACCGTGTTGACACGCTCCTTTTAGACCTCAGGTCAAAGTTTCCACCAACGTTCTACCAG CCCAAGCCTGGTGAGAAGCCAATTCCAG TTGAGGTGAAGAAAGAGCCCGAACCCCCCACAGAAGCTGTTAAACAAGAGGAAAGGGAGCCAGCCACAAAGTCCTCCGCCCCAGCTCCGCCGAGCAAACCGCCTCCTGAGAAGAGAGCAAGACTGCAATGA